One genomic region from Conexibacter woesei DSM 14684 encodes:
- a CDS encoding glycosyltransferase, with translation MRIGILANGLSRGGAERQAAQWAAVVAQWPDAELSILAVDPADRLYALPDGVPVTQVGKRHGADLARVFRAIRRFVRDLDLAICFQPYPAIFCIGSSTPVLLVTGDDPRYHWDDSGVPNRVIDAAFRNAAAACAPDPQLVDCYRDRGVRARGPWLCIPNIVDDAGFIPSAPEKHGALFVGRLEEQKDPLLAVDACAAAGVALTVLGEGSLHDAIAERGAGSDVTLHPFTSRPWELYARHRALLLSSRYEPFGNVIVESLAAGTPVVSVDCDFGPRSVLADAGFSTVVPGRDPVELGLALRTVVDRPYSEAEAEECARIAARYRPSALDPLIRDAVERTIAGARRGR, from the coding sequence GTGCGGATCGGGATCCTCGCTAACGGCTTGTCGCGCGGCGGGGCCGAGCGCCAGGCGGCGCAGTGGGCGGCGGTCGTCGCGCAGTGGCCCGACGCCGAGCTGAGCATCCTCGCCGTCGACCCGGCCGACCGCCTCTACGCGCTGCCCGACGGCGTACCGGTCACGCAGGTCGGCAAACGCCACGGCGCGGATCTCGCACGCGTCTTCCGCGCGATCCGCCGCTTCGTGCGCGACCTCGACCTCGCGATCTGCTTCCAGCCGTATCCGGCGATCTTCTGCATCGGCTCGTCCACGCCCGTGCTGCTCGTGACCGGCGACGATCCGCGCTACCACTGGGATGACAGCGGCGTCCCCAACCGCGTGATCGACGCTGCCTTCCGCAACGCGGCGGCCGCGTGCGCGCCCGACCCGCAGCTGGTCGACTGCTACCGCGATCGCGGCGTGCGGGCTCGCGGGCCGTGGCTGTGCATCCCCAACATCGTCGACGACGCCGGCTTCATCCCTTCCGCCCCGGAGAAGCACGGCGCCCTCTTCGTCGGCCGGCTGGAAGAGCAGAAGGATCCGCTGCTCGCGGTCGACGCGTGCGCCGCCGCCGGCGTCGCCCTGACGGTGCTCGGCGAGGGCTCGCTGCACGACGCGATCGCGGAGCGCGGAGCCGGCAGCGACGTCACGCTGCACCCGTTCACCAGCAGACCGTGGGAGCTGTACGCGCGGCACCGCGCGCTGCTGCTCAGCTCGCGCTACGAGCCGTTCGGCAACGTGATCGTGGAGAGCCTGGCGGCCGGGACGCCCGTCGTGTCGGTCGACTGCGACTTCGGCCCGCGCTCCGTGCTCGCGGACGCGGGCTTCAGCACCGTCGTCCCGGGACGCGATCCGGTCGAGCTCGGTCTCGCCCTGAGAACCGTGGTCGACCGCCCCTACAGCGAGGCGGAGGCGGAGGAGTGCGCGCGCATCGCCGCGCGCTACCGGCCGTCCGCGCTCGATCCGCTGATCCGCGACGCCGTCGAGCGGACGATCGCCGGCGCTCGCCGCGGTCGCTGA
- a CDS encoding glycosyltransferase family 2 protein yields the protein MTSASAGAPAVAIVVVTHNSSHAIDGWLAAAEALAATCPLELCVVDSGSDPDELAHLREHVEGRVASLVALPNVGFGRACNAGAEATSAAAIIFTNPDTRIVSLPAAVSRGEGVDGVMGGFSVEADGSRVPLGFAHLPTLRWEIRNMLFGRHVEVFHRTADAPAWVLGGALAIDRGDFDRAGGFLRRLFLFFEDADLCAVHAELGGRVHVDPAFVVEHDGSASSRPRRDVDLDGVARESGRIFVARHGSRWHAAVLYLLLLVWYVPRRVALELLRRVRGRRSTDSLRVVVLCLLFPSIVKRRLGVPRADRDPR from the coding sequence ATGACGAGCGCGAGCGCCGGCGCGCCGGCCGTCGCGATCGTCGTGGTCACACACAACAGCTCGCACGCGATCGACGGGTGGCTCGCGGCGGCGGAGGCGCTCGCCGCGACCTGCCCGCTGGAGCTGTGCGTCGTCGACAGCGGCTCGGACCCGGATGAGCTCGCGCACCTGCGCGAGCACGTCGAGGGGCGTGTGGCGTCGCTCGTCGCGTTGCCGAACGTCGGGTTCGGGCGGGCCTGCAACGCCGGCGCCGAGGCGACGAGTGCAGCGGCGATCATCTTCACGAACCCCGACACGCGGATCGTCTCGCTGCCGGCGGCGGTCAGCCGCGGCGAGGGCGTCGACGGCGTCATGGGCGGCTTCTCGGTCGAAGCCGACGGCAGCCGCGTGCCGCTCGGCTTCGCGCATCTGCCGACGCTGAGATGGGAGATCCGGAACATGCTGTTCGGACGCCACGTCGAGGTGTTCCACCGCACCGCCGACGCTCCCGCGTGGGTGCTCGGTGGCGCGCTGGCGATCGACCGTGGCGACTTCGATCGCGCGGGCGGCTTCCTCCGCAGGCTCTTCCTCTTCTTCGAGGACGCCGATCTGTGCGCGGTCCACGCCGAGCTCGGCGGGCGCGTGCACGTCGATCCGGCCTTCGTCGTCGAGCACGACGGCAGCGCCAGCTCGCGCCCGCGCCGCGACGTCGACCTCGACGGCGTCGCGCGCGAGAGCGGGCGGATCTTCGTCGCGCGCCACGGCAGCCGCTGGCACGCGGCGGTCCTCTACCTGCTGCTGCTCGTCTGGTACGTGCCGCGGCGGGTCGCGCTGGAGCTGCTGCGGCGGGTGCGAGGCCGGCGTTCGACCGACTCGCTGCGCGTCGTCGTCCTCTGCCTCCTGTTCCCCTCGATCGTCAAACGCCGACTGGGAGTTCCGCGTGCGGATCGGGATCCTCGCTAA
- a CDS encoding NAD-dependent epimerase/dehydratase family protein has translation MRAIVTGGAGFIGSNLVDGLLAAGHAVAVVDDLSTGRRENLAADARLHELDVLDTAALNAAFAHERPEVVFHLAAQIDVRRSVEDPAQDLRVNVEGTVNVLNAARAAGARRVVFSSTGGAIYGDADVLPTGEDAPLRPLAPYGASKHAAEGYLGVFSALHGLSTIALRYSNVYGPRQDPLGEGGVVAIFCGALATGATPTIFGDGEQTRDYVFVGDVVRANLLAASSELGGAFNIGSGVETSVLDLVDHLNGVGGGAGLTPTHSPARQGEVARSCLDPSRARSQLGWGPEVDLDEGLRRTLAHVDATSH, from the coding sequence GTGAGAGCGATCGTCACCGGCGGTGCCGGCTTCATCGGGTCGAACCTGGTCGACGGCCTGCTCGCCGCGGGGCATGCCGTCGCGGTCGTCGACGACCTCTCGACCGGGCGACGGGAGAACCTGGCCGCGGATGCGCGCCTCCACGAGCTGGACGTCCTCGACACCGCCGCGCTGAACGCCGCGTTCGCGCACGAGCGGCCCGAGGTCGTCTTCCACCTCGCAGCGCAGATCGACGTGCGACGGTCGGTCGAGGACCCCGCGCAGGACCTGCGCGTGAACGTCGAGGGCACGGTCAACGTGCTGAACGCGGCACGTGCGGCCGGCGCGCGCCGGGTCGTCTTCTCCTCGACCGGCGGTGCGATCTACGGGGACGCCGACGTGCTGCCGACGGGCGAGGACGCGCCGCTGCGGCCGCTGGCGCCGTACGGCGCCTCCAAGCACGCGGCGGAGGGCTACCTCGGCGTCTTCTCGGCGCTCCACGGTCTGTCGACGATCGCGCTGCGCTACTCGAACGTCTACGGGCCGCGGCAGGACCCGCTGGGGGAGGGCGGCGTCGTCGCGATCTTCTGCGGTGCGCTGGCGACTGGCGCGACGCCGACGATCTTCGGCGACGGTGAGCAGACCCGCGACTACGTCTTCGTCGGCGACGTCGTGCGCGCGAACCTGCTGGCGGCGTCGTCGGAGCTGGGCGGAGCGTTCAACATCGGCAGCGGCGTCGAGACGTCGGTGCTCGACCTCGTCGACCACCTCAACGGCGTCGGCGGGGGTGCAGGGCTCACGCCGACGCACAGCCCGGCGCGGCAGGGCGAGGTCGCGCGCAGCTGCCTCGATCCCAGTCGCGCTCGCTCGCAGCTCGGATGGGGGCCCGAGGTCGACCTCGACGAGGGGCTGCGTCGCACGCTCGCCCACGTCGACGCGACGTCGCACTGA
- a CDS encoding glycosyltransferase family 4 protein, with the protein MLAVDTSAPPRFTVALASAGRSGDVGQWSGTPYALTQGLRATGATVVALDVVVPGPLQTLLDRRLELRHAMTRPLSALASQRLRRLPVDGICQLGSEFQLDTKLPLVTFDDMTVAQATSAGWDATETAGSRLLTRWRERQGNLYRSATVCGAFSRWTAASIVEDYGIDPARVEVFGWGRNHEPAANGERDWQQPRFLFVGVDWQRKNGDAVVRAFGRLRESVPDARLDVVGGHPPIDAQGVVGHGVLELRRPEERARLSALFAAATCFVMPSWNEPGGIAYAEAAAAGLPLIGTTAGGASEMVRPECGFVVDPRDEQALLTAMRTLSDPEVAAATGRAARARAELFTWPAVAERVLRALGAPEWKGRPWSPFLGEG; encoded by the coding sequence ATGCTGGCGGTCGACACATCGGCTCCGCCGCGGTTCACCGTCGCGCTGGCGAGCGCCGGCCGCTCCGGCGACGTGGGCCAGTGGTCCGGTACTCCATACGCACTCACGCAGGGGCTGCGCGCGACCGGCGCGACGGTCGTGGCGCTCGACGTCGTCGTGCCGGGCCCGCTGCAGACGCTGCTCGACCGCCGGCTCGAGCTGCGGCACGCGATGACGCGCCCGCTCTCGGCGCTCGCCAGCCAGCGGCTGCGCAGGCTCCCGGTCGACGGCATCTGCCAGCTGGGCTCGGAGTTCCAGCTCGACACCAAGCTCCCGCTCGTCACGTTCGACGACATGACCGTCGCCCAGGCGACGAGCGCCGGCTGGGACGCCACCGAGACAGCCGGCTCGCGGCTGCTCACGCGCTGGCGCGAGCGGCAGGGGAACCTGTATCGCTCCGCGACGGTCTGCGGGGCGTTCAGCCGCTGGACAGCCGCGTCGATCGTCGAGGACTACGGCATCGACCCCGCCCGCGTGGAGGTCTTCGGCTGGGGCCGCAACCACGAGCCGGCGGCGAACGGCGAGCGCGACTGGCAGCAGCCGCGCTTCCTGTTCGTCGGCGTCGACTGGCAGCGCAAGAACGGCGACGCGGTCGTGCGCGCGTTCGGTCGTCTGCGCGAGAGCGTCCCCGACGCCCGGCTCGACGTCGTCGGCGGCCACCCGCCGATCGACGCCCAGGGGGTCGTCGGGCACGGCGTGCTCGAGCTGCGGCGGCCCGAGGAGCGCGCGCGGCTGAGCGCCCTGTTCGCCGCGGCGACGTGCTTCGTGATGCCGTCGTGGAACGAGCCCGGCGGGATTGCGTACGCCGAGGCGGCCGCCGCGGGGCTGCCGCTGATCGGGACGACCGCAGGCGGGGCGAGCGAGATGGTCCGCCCCGAGTGCGGCTTCGTCGTCGATCCGCGTGACGAGCAGGCGCTGCTGACCGCGATGCGCACGCTCTCGGATCCCGAGGTCGCCGCAGCGACCGGGCGGGCCGCCCGCGCGCGCGCCGAGCTGTTCACCTGGCCCGCCGTCGCCGAACGCGTCCTCCGCGCGCTCGGCGCGCCCGAGTGGAAGGGGCGGCCGTGGAGCCCGTTTCTCGGCGAGGGCTGA
- a CDS encoding GNAT family N-acetyltransferase, whose product MSVTTELIEDPAALEALRGEWDALCVACAEPICSPAWMLAWWRHVAPAGASPRVVAVRDGSALIGLAPFYVIAGQRPATYRLMADDFSSNVALLAAADRIWDVAAATGAALAAAHPRPEVVALAPLSASKPWAEAFADGWPGRMRPLTGRLRYEETATLVLSGTYDEWLAGRSAGFRKSVRRRARAFASAGGVIRLSTPESRAEDVAAFISLHAARWRGRDDSRLLALGERLPRLLLDIAGRPTGEEERMRLFIVELDGRPIGADLSLVAGGEIVDINTGWDEEYRRFAPVQLVTLHMIEDAFARGERRLHLGWGALGYKRVFADGNDPAIWDVLVPPGGGMPRALAATAPALLRSRVRDGALRALPEQRFTQLREAKQRLSRQARRPE is encoded by the coding sequence ATGAGCGTCACGACCGAGCTGATCGAGGATCCGGCGGCGCTGGAGGCGCTGCGAGGCGAATGGGACGCCCTCTGCGTCGCCTGCGCCGAGCCGATCTGCTCGCCGGCCTGGATGCTCGCGTGGTGGCGTCACGTCGCGCCGGCCGGGGCCTCGCCGCGCGTCGTGGCGGTGCGCGACGGGAGCGCGCTGATCGGGCTCGCGCCGTTCTACGTGATCGCCGGGCAGAGACCGGCGACCTACCGGCTGATGGCCGACGACTTCTCCTCCAACGTCGCGCTGCTGGCGGCGGCCGACCGGATCTGGGACGTCGCTGCCGCGACCGGAGCGGCGCTCGCTGCGGCGCACCCGCGGCCTGAGGTCGTGGCGCTCGCGCCGCTGTCGGCGAGCAAGCCGTGGGCGGAGGCGTTCGCCGACGGGTGGCCGGGGCGGATGCGCCCGCTGACCGGCCGGCTGCGCTACGAGGAGACGGCCACCCTCGTGTTGAGCGGCACCTACGACGAGTGGCTGGCCGGCCGCAGCGCGGGGTTCCGCAAGTCGGTCCGGCGGCGTGCGCGTGCGTTCGCGAGCGCGGGCGGCGTGATCCGGCTCAGCACGCCCGAGTCGCGGGCGGAAGACGTCGCCGCGTTCATCTCCCTCCACGCTGCGCGCTGGCGCGGCCGCGACGACTCACGGCTGCTCGCGCTCGGCGAGCGCCTGCCGCGGCTGTTGCTGGACATCGCCGGCAGGCCGACCGGCGAGGAGGAGCGGATGCGGCTGTTCATCGTCGAGCTCGACGGGCGGCCGATCGGCGCCGATCTCTCGCTCGTCGCCGGCGGCGAGATCGTCGACATCAACACGGGCTGGGACGAGGAGTACAGACGCTTCGCGCCCGTGCAGCTCGTGACGTTGCACATGATCGAGGACGCGTTCGCGCGTGGCGAGCGGCGGCTGCACCTGGGCTGGGGAGCGCTCGGCTACAAGCGCGTGTTCGCCGACGGCAACGATCCGGCGATCTGGGACGTCCTCGTGCCGCCCGGCGGCGGGATGCCGCGCGCGCTCGCGGCGACCGCGCCGGCGCTGCTGCGCAGCCGCGTCCGCGACGGCGCGCTGCGGGCGCTGCCCGAGCAGCGCTTCACGCAGCTGCGCGAGGCGAAGCAGCGGCTGTCACGTCAGGCGCGCCGCCCGGAGTAG
- a CDS encoding GNAT family N-acetyltransferase: MTTRMIRLDRLTDAQRGAWRELAANAAEPNPFFEQQLLEPAWRNLRPRGLALLVAEDSAGWSACLPVQHVRWPAYAMTGWNHPYAFLSTPLLRGEDPARAAEQLVAPFRGRRTALLSLRLVGCGPAGTALRAAARGSGLTCAWGREIDRAAAWRHDGEPRVPLSARRRAKLRKQGQRLSELLGAELRVDERAGDAAALERFLALEAAGWKGEQQTALAANRAHRAFFLEMATGLAAEGRLRLSTLSAGDDVLAMSCNLRSGDAMFGFKSAFDERYRRYAPGIQLMFETVRAFHAEGDVRLFDSCSESDSSLPNEVYGERIALTSFVLAARGAPAELTRSTLQAGIAARARLRFARAAAQARARADRTQVPSQ, from the coding sequence ATGACGACACGGATGATTCGGCTCGATCGTTTGACGGATGCGCAGCGCGGCGCCTGGAGGGAGCTGGCGGCCAACGCGGCGGAGCCGAATCCGTTCTTCGAGCAGCAGCTGCTCGAACCCGCGTGGCGCAACCTCAGACCGCGTGGGCTCGCGCTGCTCGTCGCCGAGGACTCGGCCGGCTGGTCCGCATGCCTGCCCGTGCAGCACGTGCGCTGGCCCGCCTACGCCATGACCGGCTGGAACCACCCGTATGCGTTTCTGTCGACGCCCCTGCTGCGCGGAGAGGACCCTGCTCGCGCCGCCGAGCAGCTGGTCGCCCCGTTCCGCGGCCGGCGCACCGCGTTGCTCTCGCTGCGGCTCGTCGGCTGCGGCCCCGCCGGAACGGCGCTGCGCGCCGCTGCCCGCGGCAGCGGGCTCACGTGTGCGTGGGGGCGCGAGATCGACCGTGCCGCCGCCTGGCGGCACGACGGCGAGCCGCGTGTTCCGCTCAGCGCACGCCGCCGGGCGAAGCTGAGAAAGCAGGGTCAGCGCCTCTCCGAGCTGCTCGGCGCCGAGCTGAGGGTCGACGAGCGCGCCGGCGACGCGGCGGCGCTCGAGCGGTTCCTCGCGCTCGAAGCCGCCGGTTGGAAGGGCGAGCAGCAGACCGCGCTCGCCGCGAACCGCGCACACCGCGCCTTCTTCCTCGAGATGGCCACCGGGCTGGCAGCCGAGGGCCGGCTCCGCCTGTCCACGCTCTCGGCGGGCGACGACGTGCTCGCGATGAGCTGCAACCTGCGCTCCGGCGACGCGATGTTCGGCTTCAAGTCGGCGTTCGACGAGCGCTATCGCAGATACGCTCCAGGCATCCAGCTGATGTTCGAGACCGTGCGCGCATTCCATGCGGAGGGAGACGTGCGGCTGTTCGACTCGTGCAGCGAGTCCGACAGCAGCCTGCCGAACGAGGTGTACGGCGAGCGGATCGCGCTGACGAGCTTCGTGCTCGCCGCCCGTGGCGCGCCCGCGGAGCTGACGCGCAGCACGCTGCAGGCCGGGATCGCGGCACGCGCCCGGCTCCGGTTCGCGCGCGCCGCGGCACAGGCCCGCGCCCGCGCCGACCGAACGCAGGTGCCGTCGCAGTGA
- a CDS encoding GNAT family N-acetyltransferase encodes MVRIRAITQDDMPQVVSLARSEFPSYARVSRERQTTFMQSVMLDHPWVDPEIPSLVAVDDDERVVGLIAAHVRRIRFGDRRLRAAVCSHFVVDRQHRSGPTGLRLLRQLFGQPQDLTFSDTATDAVARMWAHLGGGDDAYRSFEWMQVFRPASWIADLARRRLSGQSVDRQLTPVGAIPFHAAGTRITGRAEPNALATRTEQLTAAALMPHLDAIVGGWSLRLDYDAAFLDWVFPALEQRAAATVVRRIVFAGERPLGWFAYLLNPGGCGRVVQLVASERHAAAVLAALFEDARERGSVALSGRAERSFDEALRARVIVLGYGDRFVWHTRDRELGAAIPTRASLLSRLDGEWW; translated from the coding sequence ATGGTCAGGATTCGCGCGATCACGCAGGACGACATGCCGCAGGTCGTCTCGCTTGCCCGCTCCGAGTTTCCCTCCTACGCGAGGGTTTCGCGGGAGCGGCAGACGACGTTCATGCAGTCTGTGATGCTGGATCACCCGTGGGTGGATCCGGAGATCCCGTCGCTCGTCGCAGTCGACGACGACGAGCGTGTGGTCGGTCTGATCGCCGCGCACGTCCGCCGGATCCGGTTCGGGGACCGCCGCCTGCGCGCCGCCGTCTGCTCGCACTTCGTCGTCGACCGGCAGCACCGCAGCGGACCGACCGGACTGCGGCTGCTGCGGCAGCTCTTCGGTCAGCCCCAGGACCTGACGTTCTCCGACACCGCGACGGACGCCGTCGCCCGCATGTGGGCCCATCTCGGCGGCGGCGACGACGCCTACCGCTCGTTCGAGTGGATGCAGGTGTTCCGGCCCGCCAGCTGGATCGCCGACCTCGCCAGGCGGCGGCTGTCGGGGCAGTCGGTCGACCGCCAGCTGACGCCGGTCGGAGCGATCCCGTTCCACGCCGCCGGCACCCGCATCACGGGACGGGCGGAGCCGAACGCGCTCGCGACGCGCACCGAGCAGCTGACCGCCGCCGCGCTGATGCCGCACCTCGACGCGATCGTCGGCGGTTGGTCGCTGCGGCTCGACTACGACGCCGCCTTCCTCGACTGGGTCTTCCCCGCGCTCGAACAGAGAGCCGCGGCGACGGTCGTGCGCCGGATCGTCTTCGCGGGCGAGCGCCCGCTGGGCTGGTTCGCCTACCTGCTGAACCCCGGCGGGTGCGGAAGAGTCGTGCAGCTGGTCGCGTCGGAGCGGCACGCCGCCGCCGTCCTCGCCGCGCTCTTCGAGGACGCCCGCGAGCGTGGCAGCGTGGCGCTCAGCGGGCGCGCAGAGCGGTCGTTCGACGAGGCGCTGCGGGCGCGCGTGATCGTCCTCGGCTACGGCGATCGCTTCGTCTGGCACACGCGCGACCGCGAGCTCGGCGCGGCGATCCCCACGCGTGCTTCGCTGCTCAGCCGGCTCGACGGCGAGTGGTGGTGA
- a CDS encoding GNAT family N-acetyltransferase, which translates to MTSAPLQAETFDTMAALARLIPEWDALADAAGRPACLPAWQLAWWRELAPPGSLLRVVAVRADGQLVGLVPFFLEQRLGRSSHRLLGAAVTHRTEPLVHPGVAAADVAALAVAELERCDPAADVVRLEGIAADGPWPAAFDAAWPALGAPWRLVEQQQLAPSVDLSFDDLDAWLASKSSNFRQQTRRFRRRLEKEGGTVRMSSEQEVAGDLAAMLQLHHQRWAGRGGSSLPAATEAMVRTAAEQLLPAGRLRLWVVELDGRPIGVQLFLAAGGNVLYWNGGFDESASHLKPALLGIVAGIEDSLLRDERLLDLGGGDQDYKLRLADGATPLTWTSLVPRNRRYAANRLALAPEALSLTGRRLAEQLPDPLQQPLRRVVRRYSGRRA; encoded by the coding sequence GTGACCTCCGCGCCGCTCCAGGCCGAGACGTTCGACACGATGGCGGCGCTCGCGCGGCTGATCCCCGAATGGGACGCGTTGGCAGACGCGGCCGGCCGGCCGGCGTGCCTGCCGGCGTGGCAGCTGGCGTGGTGGCGTGAGCTCGCGCCGCCGGGCTCCCTGCTGCGGGTCGTCGCCGTCCGCGCGGACGGGCAGCTCGTCGGGCTGGTCCCGTTCTTCCTGGAGCAGCGGCTCGGGCGCAGCTCGCACCGGCTGCTCGGCGCGGCGGTGACCCACCGGACCGAACCGCTCGTCCACCCCGGCGTCGCGGCCGCGGACGTCGCCGCGCTCGCCGTCGCCGAGCTGGAGCGGTGCGACCCCGCCGCCGACGTCGTGCGGCTGGAGGGAATCGCCGCCGACGGCCCGTGGCCGGCGGCGTTCGATGCCGCCTGGCCGGCGCTCGGAGCGCCGTGGCGCCTGGTCGAGCAGCAACAGCTCGCCCCCTCCGTCGACCTCTCGTTCGACGACCTCGACGCATGGCTGGCGTCCAAGAGCAGCAACTTCCGCCAGCAGACGCGCCGCTTCCGCCGCCGACTCGAGAAGGAAGGCGGCACGGTGCGGATGAGCAGCGAGCAGGAGGTCGCGGGCGACCTCGCCGCGATGCTGCAGCTCCATCACCAGCGGTGGGCCGGGCGCGGTGGCTCGTCGCTGCCGGCGGCCACCGAGGCGATGGTGCGGACGGCGGCCGAGCAGCTGCTGCCGGCAGGACGGCTCCGACTGTGGGTCGTCGAGCTCGACGGCCGGCCGATCGGCGTCCAGCTGTTCCTCGCCGCCGGCGGGAACGTGCTGTATTGGAACGGCGGGTTCGACGAGAGCGCGAGCCACCTCAAGCCCGCGCTGCTCGGCATCGTCGCCGGGATCGAGGACAGCCTCCTGCGCGACGAGCGGCTGCTCGACCTCGGCGGTGGCGACCAGGACTACAAGCTGCGGCTTGCGGACGGCGCGACGCCGCTGACGTGGACGTCGCTCGTCCCGCGCAACCGTCGCTACGCCGCCAACCGGCTCGCGCTCGCGCCGGAGGCGCTTTCGCTCACCGGGCGCCGGCTGGCGGAGCAGCTTCCCGACCCGCTCCAGCAGCCGCTGCGCAGGGTCGTCCGGCGCTACTCCGGGCGGCGCGCCTGA
- the nadE gene encoding NAD(+) synthase, translated as MTEEDANGPFTLDAATTSELLANSLRDAVRDLGRRGAVVAISGGIDSSVAAALAVKALGTRHVQCLRLPERDIGQGASDLGLELAEALGARSIEESITGALDGLGCYRRRDEAIRLVFPDYQPDWKHKVVRSPPSGAIITFSLVVERPDGETLRAPMGAEAYRGLIAATNMKQRVRKLLEYTWADQLGYAVIGTPNLLEYDQGFFVKGGDGLADVKPIAGLYKTQVYALARALGVPASITDRTPTTETFSLAQTQEEFYFGHPYERMDLLLWNHTNGVPAAEAAPAAGIPVEAVEAAYWEIERRREATRYLHAEPVLLEVAAQKH; from the coding sequence GTGACCGAGGAAGACGCGAACGGGCCGTTCACGCTCGATGCTGCGACGACGAGCGAACTGCTGGCGAACAGCCTGCGCGACGCGGTGCGCGACCTCGGACGGCGCGGCGCGGTCGTCGCGATCTCGGGCGGCATCGACTCGAGCGTCGCGGCCGCGCTGGCGGTCAAGGCGCTCGGCACGCGGCACGTGCAGTGCCTGCGGCTGCCGGAGCGCGACATCGGCCAGGGCGCGTCCGACCTCGGGCTGGAGCTGGCCGAGGCGCTCGGCGCGAGATCGATCGAGGAGTCGATCACGGGCGCGCTCGACGGGCTCGGCTGCTACCGGCGGCGCGACGAGGCGATCCGGCTCGTCTTCCCCGACTACCAGCCCGACTGGAAGCACAAGGTCGTGCGCTCGCCCCCGAGCGGCGCGATCATCACCTTCTCGCTCGTCGTCGAGCGGCCCGACGGCGAGACGCTGCGCGCGCCGATGGGCGCCGAGGCGTACCGCGGGCTGATCGCCGCGACGAACATGAAGCAGCGCGTCCGCAAGCTGCTCGAGTACACCTGGGCCGACCAGCTCGGCTACGCGGTCATCGGCACGCCGAACCTGCTCGAGTACGACCAGGGCTTCTTCGTCAAGGGCGGCGACGGCCTCGCCGACGTCAAGCCGATCGCCGGGCTCTACAAGACGCAGGTGTACGCGCTCGCGCGCGCACTCGGCGTGCCGGCGTCGATCACCGACCGCACGCCGACGACCGAGACGTTCAGCCTCGCGCAGACGCAGGAGGAGTTCTACTTCGGGCATCCGTACGAGCGGATGGACCTGTTGCTGTGGAACCACACCAACGGCGTGCCCGCGGCGGAGGCGGCGCCCGCGGCCGGCATCCCGGTCGAGGCCGTCGAGGCCGCGTACTGGGAGATCGAGCGCCGGCGCGAGGCGACGCGCTACCTCCACGCCGAGCCCGTCCTGCTCGAAGTCGCCGCACAGAAGCACTGA